A region of Subdoligranulum variabile DNA encodes the following proteins:
- a CDS encoding AraC family transcriptional regulator has translation MKEEYEVVSHGTAAYKLFLIRLQYRTPHVHKELEVCLLLDGQVQLLNRGRATTYGAGDLWVINPFESHELIAERPVLILSMQIPLSFFAASYPPLESMEFLLPPPEDPAAGDLAAAFLEIARSYFSREPLAALHCAGLIHLFVEQLLRHLPCRRVPEQERQSSARRARRVRRITRYIEEHYTEKLLLTDLARELDLSMSYLSAFFKEAFGMSFQSYLMKMRCEKARQLLLLTDLSLLNISIACGFSDVKYLNRGFAEQFGCSPRAYRREFKQEAGARRQRSVLTTQEFLSPDESRALLEHWAQP, from the coding sequence ATGAAGGAGGAGTATGAAGTGGTCTCCCACGGGACCGCGGCATACAAACTGTTTCTCATCCGTCTGCAGTACCGCACGCCCCACGTGCACAAGGAACTGGAGGTCTGCCTGCTGCTGGACGGCCAGGTGCAGCTGCTGAACCGGGGCCGGGCCACCACCTACGGCGCCGGGGATCTCTGGGTCATCAACCCCTTTGAAAGCCACGAGCTCATCGCCGAACGGCCGGTGCTGATTTTGTCCATGCAGATCCCTCTCTCCTTCTTTGCGGCCTCCTACCCGCCTCTGGAAAGCATGGAATTTCTGTTGCCTCCGCCCGAGGATCCCGCCGCCGGGGATCTGGCGGCTGCTTTCCTGGAGATCGCCCGCAGCTATTTCTCCCGGGAGCCCCTGGCGGCGCTCCACTGTGCCGGGCTCATCCACCTCTTTGTGGAGCAGCTGCTCCGCCATCTGCCCTGCCGCCGGGTCCCCGAACAGGAACGCCAGAGTTCCGCCCGCCGGGCCCGCCGGGTGCGCCGCATCACCCGCTACATCGAGGAGCACTACACCGAAAAGCTGCTCCTCACCGATCTGGCCCGGGAGCTGGATCTCTCCATGAGCTATCTGTCCGCCTTCTTCAAGGAGGCGTTCGGCATGTCCTTCCAGTCCTACCTGATGAAGATGCGCTGCGAAAAGGCCCGACAGCTGTTGCTGCTCACCGACCTGTCGCTGCTGAACATCAGCATCGCCTGCGGCTTTTCCGACGTCAAATATCTGAACCGCGGCTTTGCCGAGCAGTTCGGCTGTTCCCCCCGGGCGTACCGCCGGGAATTCAAGCAGGAGGCGGGCGCCCGCCGGCAGCGGTCGGTGCTCACCACCCAGGAGTTTCTCTCCCCCGACGAGAGCCGCGCCCTGCTGGAACACTGGGCCCAGCCATAA